GCGCACCGCAGCGGCGATCGCCGGCCCGGCGACCGGGTGGACCAGGCCTTCCAGTCCTACGAGAACGAAAACCGTTTCCTCGTCCTGGAATCGGCGGAGTTCGGGCTGGACGTGGATACGAACGTGTCCCTCCTGCGGGCGGCGCTGGGGGGGAGTCCGTTCTCGATCGACGGCCGGCCGGTCCGGCTGCGGCTGGACGTGGGCCGCTTCGCGGCCGACGCGCCGCTGAGGGGCGCGACGGGGAGTCCGCTCGGGGCGGGGGAGGACGACTGGGGCACCGAGGCGGACCTCGGGGCGGCATGGGATCTGAGCGCGTCGCTTCGTCTGTGGGCGAAGGGGGCGTGGCTGGTCGGTTCGCGGCTTCTGGAGGAGCTGACGCCCGGGCGCGATCCGGACGCGCAGGTGATAGCCTTCGGGGCGGATCTCAGATTCTAATTCGATTTCTTTTTCGCGCGCCCCTCCGATTTCGGTCAAGATTCCGGACCGCCTCGACGATCCATACTATGCAACCCATTTAACCCCTCTCCTATCTATGGGCCCCCGCAAGGGGGCCCATGTTTTTTTTCGCGGGAGGGGACGTCTCAGAAGTCCGCCGAGAAGCCCACGGCGAGGTAGTGTTCGAGCTGCGACTTGAACTGGGTCTGCTGGTCGTGGCCGCGGTAGTACTCCAGGAAGGCGCGGAAGGTGGCGCTGCCGGGGTTCCGCGGGAGGGCCAGGACGCCCGCCAGGACCGCTCCGTTCCAGCCCCAGCCGATCTCGTTGCGGGTCTGGAAGTCCGCGGCGACGAAGGGGGAGACGCGGCCGGTCCACGGGCGGCCCACCCATTCGAGGCCCGCCTGGGCGCGGCCGCTTTCGGTGGCGGGGCCCGTGTAGAAGCCCACGCCGATTTCGGCGTAGGCGCGCCACGCGGGGTCGAGCTGGAGGGAGGCGCCGAAGGCGACCTCGTCCAGGTGATAGCTGTCGCGCTTGCGGCCCTCGCGGGACATGTATTCATCGCCGAGATGGGAAGTCAGGTGCCACACATGGACCTTGAGGGCCAGGTCGCCGCGGCGGTAGACGAAGGGAAAGCCGAAGCGGTAATCGGCGGCGTCCATGTCCCAGCCTTCCTGGATGTCGAAGCGGGAGAAGACGGCCGCCTCGATCGAGAACTGAAGCTCCTCGTCGGGGTCCTGGGCGTCGGTCCAGAGAGCCAGGGGGCGATAGCCCCCGAGGGTGTTTTCGATCTTGATGTTGCCGTCCCGGTTGCGGATGGGGAACTGGACCTTGGAGCCGCTGCGGGACTGGCGGGGATCGGCGAGATAGGGTTTGTAGAGGATGCGGTCGGGGAAGAGTTCGAGGTTCCAGTCGTCCCGGGCGAAGGAAGGCGGGTCGGTCACGAGCCTTGGGGGTTCCTGGGAGTCTTCCTGGGCGCGGAGGAGCGCGGGTTCCGCGTCGGGGGACTGGGGGAGCGTGGAAAGCAGGATGACGACGGCGGCTTCGATCACATCCATTCCCTCCCGTTTCCGGCCGCCCTCCCCGGAGGGGAAGTATATCCCGAGGGGATTCTCCCGCGGGCCGGAAAATACAAAGAGGCCCCGGCGGGTCGGCCGGCCGGGGCCTCCGTTCCGGTCTTCAGAACGAAGACTGGACAGATAGGGACTTCTCTAAAAGACCAGGATGAACTCGGCGCCGAGCGTGCTCTGGCTGTCGTCGGCGTTCTGGTGGTCCAGGAAGACGTCCTCGTCGGACATGTCGTGCCGGAACTCGAGGCGCGCGATCGTGTCCTTGGAGATCCGGTACTCGACGGTCAGGGTGATCTCGGACAGCTGGTTGTCCTCGCCCGCGAAGCCGCCGGTTCGGAAGCCCTCGGAGTCGTCCAGGAGCGAGAAGCGCGCCGCGACGGCCCAGGGCTCGTTGATCTGCCACTTGGCGTAGAAGGCCAGGCCCATCCAGTCGGCGTCGGCGCCGGGGTCGATGACGGAGGCTTCCTCCTCCTCTCCGAGATCGAGGTTGGCCCCGAAGGTCCAGCCCGGCAGTCCCGGGATGTTCGAGACGGTCGCGACAAGATCGATCAGCCAGCGCTTTTCGCCGGGGTCGGATCCGCCCACGTTGAGCGGCTGCTCCGCGCCGTAGTAGAGCACGGCCGAGACGGTGAGCCAGGGGGTCGGGGTGACCAGCGCCTGGAACTCGAGGGTCTTGGCGTCATTGGTGTCTTCATAGGTATCCCAGCCGTTGTTGATACCGAGGGTGAGCTTGAGGGGCTCGGCCGCCTGGTAGCTCGCCCGCACGCCCGTGTGGGTGAAGGGGATCGCGAAGAGGAAGGGGAGCGACCGGGAGTAGTTGTAGTTGTCCTTGCTCTCGATCACTTCGTAGCCGGCGAGCGTGGCGAACTTGCCGATGCGGATGTCCAGGCCGTTTCCCACCGGGGCCAGGATCTGGAGGTTGGCTTCCTGGACGTCGAAGTAATCGTCGTTGGCGCTCGGAGCGGCGGCGAAGACGTTGGCGTCGCTGCCGAGCGAAAGCTCCACGTGATATCCCGTGATGAGCTCCTTGGTGGCGTCGCGCCGCAGGGCGAGCTGGGCGTTGTGGAGGTAGAAGCTGCGGCTGCGGCGGTCGAACGCGCGGACGGAGCCTCCCGCCGGAACGTTTCCGTTCAGGCCGTTGTCCGGCCGGTCGAAGTTCCAGACCACGCCCACATCCACGAAGCCGGTGAGCTTGGATTCCTCGAGAAGGACGTCCAGGATCGTGCGCTCGTCGCCCAGCTTCATTTCGTCGCGGGCGGGGGCGGCTTCCTTTTCGGCCCGGAGTTCCCGGACTTCCTTGCGGAGCGCCTCGATTTCCTTGCGCAGCTCGTCGGAAGGCTCCTGAGGTCCGGCCTGTCCGAGCGCCGCCCAGCACCACGCCAGTCCCCATGCGAGGGAGGACACAACCCCAGTCATACCGTCTCCTTTCTCCTGAAGAAAGAATCGACCCCGGAACAGGGGTGGGGCGGCCGCACCGGCCACGAACCGAATCCCTATCCCTACCCGCCGAGGAATGAGCAACCCCTTTGCCAATCTCACTCCGCGGGGGTGGGCGGCTTATCTTCTTGGCGATCAAGGTGTTTATGACCCATCTCCCCCGGGGCCGCCGGGGCCGAAACCTACCGTCCGGTAGGAACCCCCGTCAAAAGACACCGGAGGGTATGCGCGGCTCTCAACCATCACCGCCGAGCTTGCCGCCCAGGCGATGGACACGGGCGGCACGCCTGGCGCGGGGGCGTTTCTGAGCCGGCGGGGTCGGCGGCCTCCTCGGCGTAACGGCGCGGGGCGGGAAAGCGTCGGATTCCGGGAGAGCCAGGGGGCGTGCGCATCGATTTCGTCCCGATCGCCCCGACCGAGGGGAGAAAGAAGGGCGCCATGATCGCGACGCTGGCGGGTTTGTGGGGGCTCCTGGCTCCGTGCGCCGGACCTCAGGACCGTGACGAAGAAAGGCGCTACCCGGTCACGGTCCAGGAAGCCTACAAACCCTGGACCCTCCGCCACCGGATTCCGCCGCTTGCGCCCGAGTGGCGGCTGGTCTGGGAACGGGTCCGGGAGGAGGAAGAGCGCCGCCCGGCCCGGCCCGCGGAGAGGCCGCCCGGGCGGGAACTCCATCCGCGGCCCTGAACGCGGGGGAAAAGAAAAGGGCCCCGGCCTGGCGGCCGGGGCCCCGTTCGAGTCTTCAGAACGAAGACCGTTTCTCCGGGCGCGTCCCTAGAACCGCAGGTCCGCGCCGATCGTGTAGAGGATGGCTCCGTCGTCCGGATTCGAAATACCGAGGTCTTCCATCGACTGCTCGACGACGTCGGAGCTGAAGAGGAACGCGATCGCGCCGTGGAGCGAGGCCTGCTTGGTCAGGATCCAGCGGGCCTTGACGTCAAGCTCGTTGCCCAATCCGTCCTCTCCGCCGGAGGCGAACTGCACGTCCTCGACCGTCCGGGTGATTCCGAGGATGGCGGAAAGCTCGAGGTTGTTCTTCCCGCCGCCGACGCTGAGAGCCAGACCGCCGCTCAGCTTGATGGCGAAGTAGTTCGTGTCCCAGTCGTAGCCGAAGTACATGTCCTCGAGGATCAGGAGGTCGTTCACGTTCTCGT
This genomic stretch from Planctomycetota bacterium harbors:
- a CDS encoding DUF1207 domain-containing protein; its protein translation is MIEAAVVILLSTLPQSPDAEPALLRAQEDSQEPPRLVTDPPSFARDDWNLELFPDRILYKPYLADPRQSRSGSKVQFPIRNRDGNIKIENTLGGYRPLALWTDAQDPDEELQFSIEAAVFSRFDIQEGWDMDAADYRFGFPFVYRRGDLALKVHVWHLTSHLGDEYMSREGRKRDSYHLDEVAFGASLQLDPAWRAYAEIGVGFYTGPATESGRAQAGLEWVGRPWTGRVSPFVAADFQTRNEIGWGWNGAVLAGVLALPRNPGSATFRAFLEYYRGHDQQTQFKSQLEHYLAVGFSADF
- a CDS encoding porin, whose amino-acid sequence is MTGVVSSLAWGLAWCWAALGQAGPQEPSDELRKEIEALRKEVRELRAEKEAAPARDEMKLGDERTILDVLLEESKLTGFVDVGVVWNFDRPDNGLNGNVPAGGSVRAFDRRSRSFYLHNAQLALRRDATKELITGYHVELSLGSDANVFAAAPSANDDYFDVQEANLQILAPVGNGLDIRIGKFATLAGYEVIESKDNYNYSRSLPFLFAIPFTHTGVRASYQAAEPLKLTLGINNGWDTYEDTNDAKTLEFQALVTPTPWLTVSAVLYYGAEQPLNVGGSDPGEKRWLIDLVATVSNIPGLPGWTFGANLDLGEEEEASVIDPGADADWMGLAFYAKWQINEPWAVAARFSLLDDSEGFRTGGFAGEDNQLSEITLTVEYRISKDTIARLEFRHDMSDEDVFLDHQNADDSQSTLGAEFILVF